The Nocardioides sp. S5 genome includes a window with the following:
- a CDS encoding glycosyltransferase, which yields MTLLVISPDYASHLLPLATLATAWRDAGESVVVATGPATAGIVADFGFDRADLVLGRGSNPGVIRAEEQPPGEDRALRGFFDATRRGMVATLRYQAEVRRNDLLWDPVGRARAVLDVVDRVRPDQVVVDHLAFSARLALVAAGVPHADVVLGHPSALPVGDEVYGYPTAWPAALDAPEPELTALHRLCCEVRDAFTEEWNAAMHVLAPGVAPSQDAFAEHGDLLLLNYPAALHDPARTAKLSPHAFLGSAVRAEPADDDVRDWLAADDRPVVYVSFGSFLSARGDVLATVLEALRPLGLRVAVATGSATGLPDVPSDWLVRAYLPQVALLDRAAVAVTHGGNNSVTEALTAGVPMVVLPFSTDQFAGAAAIEAAGLGVALAPNTATSAELTAAVRAVLDGPAPRLARTLGEELRREPGRDVARAAMLG from the coding sequence ATGACCCTGTTGGTGATCAGCCCGGACTACGCCTCGCACCTGTTGCCGCTGGCGACCCTCGCGACGGCCTGGCGCGACGCCGGCGAGTCGGTGGTGGTGGCGACCGGGCCGGCGACCGCGGGCATCGTCGCCGACTTCGGCTTCGACCGTGCCGACCTGGTGCTGGGCCGCGGCTCGAACCCCGGTGTCATCCGGGCCGAGGAGCAACCACCCGGTGAGGACCGGGCACTGCGTGGCTTCTTCGACGCCACCCGGCGCGGCATGGTGGCGACGCTGCGCTACCAGGCCGAGGTCCGGCGCAACGACCTGCTGTGGGACCCGGTGGGACGGGCCCGCGCCGTCCTGGACGTCGTCGACCGGGTCAGGCCCGACCAGGTCGTCGTCGACCACCTCGCGTTCAGCGCCCGTCTCGCGCTCGTCGCGGCGGGCGTCCCGCACGCCGACGTCGTCCTCGGCCACCCGTCCGCGCTCCCGGTCGGCGACGAGGTGTACGGCTACCCGACTGCCTGGCCGGCCGCCCTCGACGCTCCGGAGCCCGAGCTCACCGCGCTGCACCGGCTGTGCTGCGAGGTCCGCGACGCCTTCACCGAGGAGTGGAACGCCGCCATGCACGTGCTCGCACCCGGCGTCGCGCCGTCGCAGGACGCGTTCGCGGAGCACGGCGACCTGCTGCTGCTGAACTACCCGGCGGCCCTGCACGACCCGGCTCGTACGGCGAAGCTGTCGCCGCACGCGTTCCTCGGGTCCGCGGTGCGGGCCGAGCCGGCGGACGACGACGTCCGGGACTGGCTGGCGGCCGACGACCGGCCGGTGGTCTACGTGAGCTTCGGCAGCTTCCTCTCGGCACGCGGCGACGTGCTGGCGACGGTGCTGGAGGCGCTGCGCCCGCTCGGCCTCCGGGTCGCAGTGGCGACCGGTTCCGCCACCGGGCTGCCGGACGTCCCGTCGGACTGGCTGGTGCGTGCCTACCTGCCGCAGGTCGCGCTGCTGGACCGCGCGGCGGTGGCGGTCACGCACGGCGGCAACAACAGCGTGACGGAGGCGCTCACCGCCGGGGTGCCGATGGTGGTGCTGCCCTTCTCCACCGACCAGTTCGCGGGGGCGGCGGCGATCGAGGCCGCCGGGCTGGGGGTGGCGCTCGCCCCGAACACGGCGACGTCCGCGGAGCTGACTGCCGCCGTGCGCGCCGTCCTCGACGGCCCCGCGCCGCGCCTGGCCCGCACGCTCGGCGAGGAGCTGCGCCGGGAGCCCGGCCGCGACGTGGCCCGCGCCGCCATGCTCGGCTGA
- a CDS encoding glycoside hydrolase family 6 protein, translated as MLLAPLVRALAATVLVAAPLAVPGASPAAPAPTVSDAAPAPARTSSLPVWLAPVSPHAENPTNPLAGRLWGVYEGPQDQVWRPFTKATGRKREALAVIAERPRTKWYGAFVPDHRIRTTVTGYIASAQDGNPETLAQMAVFRMKPWEGEACKRPTTPAEAASYRAWITELAAGIGSAHTLVVMQPDGPFLLCAPDRAVKSELLTWATQTLSALPNTNVYIDAGAADWCENGTAQESFRCAEILKLSGIQYARGFALDSTHYAGPVENIDRGSEILALLEADGYGEKHFIVDTAKSGRPTLWRDMVPATKRDLKDNARTCRTRTMERCVTLGIPPTPRPADPQWGLPPEQRAVAAKSVDGFVWFGRPWLYNQADPFVARRALDMARTTPWTATGPR; from the coding sequence ATGCTCCTCGCCCCGCTCGTCCGCGCCCTCGCTGCCACCGTCCTGGTGGCGGCGCCCCTGGCCGTGCCGGGGGCGAGTCCCGCGGCACCGGCCCCGACGGTGTCCGACGCTGCACCGGCCCCGGCGCGTACGTCGTCGCTCCCGGTCTGGCTCGCACCCGTGAGCCCCCACGCCGAGAACCCGACGAACCCGCTCGCGGGACGGCTGTGGGGCGTCTACGAGGGTCCGCAGGACCAGGTGTGGCGACCCTTCACGAAGGCGACCGGACGCAAGCGGGAGGCGCTCGCCGTCATCGCCGAGCGACCCCGCACCAAGTGGTACGGCGCGTTCGTTCCCGACCACCGCATCCGCACGACGGTGACCGGCTACATCGCGTCCGCTCAGGACGGCAACCCCGAGACCCTGGCGCAGATGGCCGTCTTCCGGATGAAGCCGTGGGAGGGCGAGGCCTGCAAGCGGCCCACGACGCCCGCCGAGGCGGCGAGCTACCGCGCCTGGATCACCGAGCTCGCCGCGGGCATCGGCAGCGCGCACACGCTCGTGGTGATGCAGCCCGACGGACCGTTCCTCCTCTGCGCGCCGGACCGTGCAGTGAAGTCCGAGCTGCTCACGTGGGCCACCCAGACGCTGAGCGCCCTGCCGAACACCAACGTCTACATCGACGCGGGCGCGGCCGACTGGTGCGAGAACGGGACCGCGCAGGAGTCGTTCCGCTGCGCCGAGATCCTGAAGCTGTCGGGCATCCAGTACGCCCGCGGCTTCGCGCTCGACTCCACCCACTACGCCGGCCCGGTCGAGAACATCGACCGCGGCAGCGAGATCCTGGCGCTGCTCGAAGCCGACGGCTACGGCGAGAAGCACTTCATCGTCGACACCGCGAAGTCCGGCCGGCCCACCCTGTGGCGCGACATGGTCCCGGCGACGAAGAGGGACCTGAAGGACAACGCGCGCACGTGCCGGACCCGGACGATGGAGCGCTGCGTCACCCTCGGGATCCCGCCGACCCCGCGCCCCGCCGACCCGCAGTGGGGGTTGCCGCCCGAGCAGCGCGCGGTCGCCGCGAAGTCCGTCGACGGCTTCGTCTGGTTCGGCCGCCCGTGGCTCTACAACCAGGCCGACCCGTTCGTGGCCCGTCGCGCGCTCGACATGGCCCGGACGACGCCCTGGACGGCCACCGGCCCCCGCTGA
- a CDS encoding glycosyltransferase, whose amino-acid sequence MTQSLQRALDEVQQAPFVVDVLRSGDRLAAAAGGEGGADAVRLLASVIQEPDELTAIAAVHALARVFDDGADAVLTELLSHPRPFLREHASWALQRRLPRIDAIGRLVGVVVTGGFSGVLAQRTLGQWGVCAPEQVALAVEGALAGASGPSVRGRLVETLGLVPGPLAGRALLAHATDAHEHPAARLAAVAALGDRPSDAAAVEVVRDLGTAEGDLGDVARLAAIDLGLDAVEHGESRTGLTVAQLFLHADIDRDISRAGAGDNGGVATLLVRLGDALATGSGVGRVLTLSRGTARDALEALAPADGHLLTPVPLLAEATSAPQAWPSRIAAERGIRRVLRTHRADVLHLRMAEVGSLAAADVARELGIPVVFTLAPDPHAVVHALDMTGGLHRGNFGTEDEREHYWFRARLVQRLAEDSAHVVLFPRPELQHDMRELLGLDVNGQPGRFTVVPEGIDLRVSAAAAAELERPGAPGSALAELDVLVAALPEHRRGLPLVISVGRLHRVKGMATLVEAWAGDPELAERCNLLVVGGDLADPSQDEREQLDRIAEVLARFPGAADGLLMPGHRPNDVVAVWLAAAREGRAGGIGPAGVYVCSSLKEEFGLALLEALASGLVVVGPAAGGPATYIDDGVTGMLVDTRRPDEVARAVKAAFDLATAPDQADRMSRARERIEADFTVQAMAERLSTIYAGAVRTAARS is encoded by the coding sequence ATGACCCAGTCTCTGCAGCGCGCTCTCGACGAGGTCCAGCAGGCGCCGTTCGTCGTGGACGTGCTGCGCAGCGGGGATCGTCTGGCGGCTGCCGCGGGCGGCGAGGGCGGGGCGGACGCGGTCCGCCTGCTCGCCTCGGTGATCCAGGAGCCCGACGAGCTGACCGCGATCGCCGCCGTGCACGCACTGGCCCGGGTGTTCGACGACGGCGCGGACGCCGTGCTGACGGAGCTGCTGTCGCATCCCCGGCCCTTCCTGCGGGAGCACGCGAGCTGGGCCCTCCAGCGGCGTCTTCCCCGCATCGATGCGATCGGCAGGCTGGTCGGGGTCGTGGTCACCGGGGGGTTCTCCGGCGTCCTCGCGCAGCGCACGCTCGGCCAGTGGGGCGTCTGCGCGCCCGAGCAGGTCGCCCTCGCCGTCGAGGGTGCGCTCGCCGGTGCGTCCGGTCCGTCGGTCCGCGGCCGGCTGGTCGAGACCCTCGGGCTGGTGCCCGGCCCGCTCGCCGGCCGCGCGTTGCTCGCGCACGCCACCGATGCCCACGAGCACCCCGCGGCACGATTGGCCGCCGTCGCCGCGCTCGGCGACCGCCCGTCCGACGCCGCCGCAGTCGAGGTGGTCCGTGACCTGGGCACGGCCGAGGGTGACCTGGGCGACGTGGCCCGGCTCGCCGCGATCGACCTCGGCCTCGACGCCGTCGAGCACGGCGAGTCCCGGACCGGCCTGACCGTCGCCCAGCTCTTCCTGCACGCCGACATCGACCGCGACATCAGCCGGGCGGGCGCCGGCGACAACGGAGGGGTCGCGACCCTGCTGGTCCGGCTGGGCGACGCGCTGGCGACGGGGTCGGGTGTCGGCCGGGTGCTGACCCTGTCCCGCGGCACCGCACGTGACGCCCTGGAGGCGCTGGCACCGGCCGACGGGCACTTGCTGACCCCGGTGCCCCTCCTTGCCGAGGCCACCTCCGCCCCGCAGGCATGGCCGTCGCGGATCGCGGCCGAACGGGGAATCCGTCGCGTGCTGCGCACGCACCGCGCCGACGTCCTGCACCTGCGGATGGCCGAGGTGGGCAGCCTGGCAGCCGCCGACGTGGCCCGCGAGCTGGGCATCCCGGTGGTGTTCACCCTCGCGCCCGACCCGCACGCCGTCGTCCATGCCCTGGACATGACCGGCGGCCTCCATCGGGGCAACTTCGGCACCGAGGACGAACGCGAGCACTACTGGTTCCGCGCCCGGCTCGTGCAGCGACTGGCCGAGGACTCAGCCCACGTCGTCCTCTTCCCCCGCCCGGAGCTCCAGCACGACATGCGCGAGCTGCTGGGCCTCGACGTGAACGGGCAGCCCGGCAGGTTCACCGTGGTGCCGGAGGGCATCGACCTGCGGGTCAGCGCAGCGGCCGCCGCCGAGCTGGAGCGACCCGGAGCGCCCGGATCGGCACTGGCCGAGCTCGACGTGCTCGTCGCCGCGCTGCCCGAGCACCGCCGGGGGCTGCCGCTGGTCATCAGCGTGGGGCGCCTGCACCGGGTCAAGGGGATGGCGACGCTGGTCGAGGCCTGGGCCGGTGATCCGGAGCTGGCCGAGCGGTGCAACCTGCTCGTCGTCGGCGGGGACCTCGCCGACCCGTCCCAGGACGAGCGCGAGCAGCTGGACCGCATCGCCGAGGTGCTCGCACGGTTCCCCGGTGCGGCCGACGGCCTGCTGATGCCCGGCCACCGCCCCAACGACGTCGTCGCGGTGTGGCTCGCGGCCGCTCGCGAGGGTCGGGCGGGCGGCATCGGCCCGGCCGGGGTCTACGTCTGCAGCAGCCTCAAGGAGGAGTTCGGCCTGGCCCTCCTGGAGGCCCTGGCCTCCGGCCTGGTGGTGGTGGGTCCGGCAGCGGGTGGTCCGGCCACCTACATAGACGACGGGGTGACCGGGATGCTGGTCGACACCCGCCGGCCCGACGAGGTGGCCCGCGCGGTCAAGGCGGCCTTCGACCTCGCCACCGCGCCGGACCAGGCCGACAGGATGAGCCGGGCCCGGGAGCGGATCGAGGCCGACTTCACCGTCCAGGCGATGGCCGAGCGGCTGAGCACCATCTACGCCGGCGCTGTCCGGACCGCCGCTCGCTCGTGA
- a CDS encoding GNAT family N-acetyltransferase, with protein MPPPVDLASIRIAPLTRAHAEDIVTWRYAAPYGVYDMADAQPDDLLDPALGFHAVLAGDELIGFRSFGPDGRVPGWDYDDSALDTGGGLRPSLTGQGLGRAAIAAGLDFGRARFAPAAFRVTVASFNARARRTVESLGFEVVGSFAARRDGRPFDVLVRDERS; from the coding sequence GTGCCTCCTCCCGTCGACCTCGCGTCCATCCGCATCGCGCCGCTGACCCGCGCGCACGCCGAGGACATCGTCACGTGGCGCTACGCCGCGCCGTACGGCGTCTACGACATGGCGGACGCCCAGCCCGACGACCTGCTCGACCCGGCGTTGGGCTTCCACGCGGTCCTGGCAGGAGATGAGCTGATCGGCTTCCGGTCCTTCGGACCGGACGGCCGGGTGCCCGGCTGGGACTACGACGACTCCGCCCTGGACACCGGGGGAGGCCTGAGGCCGTCGCTGACCGGGCAGGGCCTGGGCAGGGCGGCGATCGCGGCCGGGCTCGACTTCGGGCGCGCGCGGTTCGCGCCTGCCGCCTTCCGGGTCACGGTCGCGTCCTTCAACGCCCGCGCGCGGCGTACGGTCGAGTCGCTCGGGTTCGAGGTGGTCGGCTCGTTCGCCGCCCGTCGCGACGGACGGCCGTTCGACGTGCTGGTCCGCGACGAGAGGAGCTGA
- a CDS encoding GNAT family N-acetyltransferase → MTELAALRTTNGTASLRRAVIEDVPSIVELLADDRLGASRDGHDDSGGLQRYLHAFAAVDADPAHLLLVAERHGKVVATMQLSFLPGLARRGALRAQIEAVRVHADLRNSGLGRALLLWARGEAARRGCALIQLTSDKQRPEAHRFYSGLGFTASHEGFKLEL, encoded by the coding sequence GTGACCGAACTGGCAGCACTCCGAACGACCAACGGCACCGCCAGCTTGCGGCGTGCTGTCATCGAGGACGTTCCGAGCATCGTGGAGCTCTTGGCGGACGACCGGCTGGGCGCATCACGGGACGGTCATGATGACTCGGGCGGGCTGCAGCGCTACCTCCACGCCTTCGCGGCCGTTGACGCGGACCCTGCGCACCTGCTGCTGGTGGCCGAGAGGCACGGCAAGGTCGTGGCCACCATGCAGCTGAGCTTCCTCCCGGGACTCGCACGTCGCGGCGCCCTCCGAGCACAGATCGAGGCGGTGAGGGTCCACGCCGACCTGCGCAACAGCGGTCTGGGGCGGGCCCTTCTCCTGTGGGCGAGGGGAGAGGCTGCGCGTCGCGGTTGTGCACTGATCCAGCTCACGAGCGACAAGCAGCGCCCCGAGGCGCACCGCTTCTACTCAGGACTCGGGTTCACCGCTTCGCACGAGGGCTTCAAGCTGGAGCTGTAG